One genomic region from Streptomyces sp. NBC_00582 encodes:
- a CDS encoding non-ribosomal peptide synthetase produces the protein MPGAQCHAVRVPVTGADVRRLRDRLAAAGPWRLWTDDVPAAPGEPLAVRRREAELRRPVERDVRCVLLRYGDGTADLVLVAHRDRLDGAGLRHLTEVLTGERPPSPCPEPATARTPFPSPADAPDWGGGDPSATTCGTYALDLPFPHTAPGLPTLALTLSRYDGHGGTGSATVAADRTGPLRYELPESATLRDLAGTEPRRVTGPVLAGLLDDPETPPAGHLACLAPPFPLTFVFSPLPSGGTRLTCHFRHSHVSAAVAEGFTRHYAEVCRQEALAPETTVADVELLDADERARVARLGRPAAPLRSQPDTLPRAFARIAAATPDAVALCDGGTELTYRELDERSARIAAGLLAHGVRPGDRVGVCLERTAELVVTLLGVVRAGAAYVPTDPAYPAERLAHTVADAGLNLVVTRLAEFPREAGVVLLTPGELAEAIPAPLPEPAPDDPAYVIYTSGSTGRPKGVLVPHRNVTALIDATRDTYRLGPDDTWTLFHSAAFDFSVWEIWGCLLTGGRLVVVPYFVSREPDDFRDLLLERRVTVLSQTPSAFSQLLRTDHAALPVRLVVFGGEPLDSRMLLPWFDRHPERSCRLVNMFGITETTVHVTAQTVTRALALAGSRSVGPALPGWHLYVTDERGRLVPPGVTGEIRVGGAGVAAGYLNRPDLTAERFQPDPHAADTRAYGGVAGVGAAGTGAYGGVAGLGAAGTGAYREVPEPGAADTRAYGGVPGLGAAGTGAYGGVPEPGAADTRAYCDAPDPDGPGTRAYRDAPDPGAPGPRAYRSGDLGRLRPDGCLEHLGRIDSQVKIRGFRIELDEIRSVLLEDPAVAAAAVVVRRDDPADPATARLDAYVVPADGVTSADPQGIRKRAAGILPEHMVPATVTPLDALPLTTNGKLDAARLPDPVRAAAVVPESSGPVRDAGLAGVLTEIWRSVLGTPVGLDDDFFELGGNSLFAVRVNAALRARGLPSVPLRDLYRTPTIRALTG, from the coding sequence GTGCCGGGTGCACAGTGCCATGCGGTCCGCGTCCCGGTGACCGGGGCGGACGTACGACGACTGCGGGACCGGCTGGCCGCGGCGGGCCCTTGGCGGCTGTGGACGGACGACGTCCCGGCCGCCCCGGGCGAGCCGCTCGCCGTACGCCGCCGCGAGGCCGAACTGCGCCGCCCGGTCGAGCGGGACGTGCGCTGCGTCCTGCTGCGCTACGGCGACGGCACGGCGGACCTGGTCCTCGTCGCCCACCGCGACCGCCTGGACGGGGCGGGTCTGCGCCATCTGACGGAGGTGCTGACGGGGGAGCGCCCGCCCTCCCCGTGCCCCGAACCGGCCACCGCCCGCACCCCGTTCCCGTCCCCGGCCGACGCCCCGGACTGGGGCGGGGGCGACCCGTCCGCCACGACCTGCGGCACCTACGCCCTGGACCTGCCCTTCCCGCACACCGCACCGGGTCTGCCCACCCTGGCGCTGACCCTCTCCCGCTACGACGGCCACGGCGGGACGGGCTCGGCGACGGTCGCCGCCGACCGGACCGGGCCCCTGCGGTACGAGCTGCCGGAGTCGGCCACCCTGCGCGATCTGGCCGGGACGGAACCCCGGCGGGTGACCGGGCCGGTGCTCGCGGGTCTCCTCGACGACCCCGAGACGCCCCCGGCCGGCCATCTCGCCTGCCTCGCCCCGCCCTTCCCCCTCACCTTCGTCTTCTCGCCCCTCCCCTCCGGCGGCACCCGTCTCACCTGCCACTTCCGGCACAGCCATGTCTCGGCCGCGGTCGCCGAGGGCTTCACCCGGCACTACGCCGAGGTCTGCCGACAGGAGGCCCTCGCCCCGGAGACGACGGTCGCGGACGTGGAGCTGCTCGACGCGGACGAACGGGCCCGGGTGGCCCGGCTCGGCCGTCCCGCCGCACCACTCCGGTCCCAACCGGACACGCTGCCCCGGGCGTTCGCGCGGATCGCCGCCGCCACGCCCGACGCGGTCGCCCTCTGCGACGGCGGCACCGAACTCACCTACCGGGAGCTGGACGAACGGTCCGCCCGGATCGCCGCCGGGCTGCTGGCCCACGGCGTCCGCCCCGGCGACCGGGTCGGGGTCTGCCTGGAGCGCACCGCGGAACTCGTCGTCACCCTGCTCGGCGTGGTCCGGGCGGGTGCGGCGTACGTTCCGACCGACCCCGCCTACCCGGCCGAGCGGCTCGCCCACACCGTCGCGGACGCCGGGCTGAACCTCGTGGTGACCCGCCTCGCCGAATTCCCGCGCGAGGCCGGAGTCGTCCTGCTGACGCCCGGCGAACTGGCCGAGGCCATCCCGGCCCCCCTCCCCGAACCCGCCCCGGACGACCCGGCGTACGTCATCTACACCTCCGGTTCCACGGGCCGCCCCAAGGGCGTCCTGGTGCCGCACCGCAACGTGACCGCCCTGATCGACGCCACCCGGGACACGTACCGGCTCGGCCCCGACGACACCTGGACCCTCTTCCACTCGGCCGCCTTCGACTTCTCGGTGTGGGAGATCTGGGGCTGCCTGCTGACGGGCGGACGGCTGGTCGTCGTGCCGTACTTCGTCAGCCGCGAACCGGACGACTTCCGCGACCTCCTCCTCGAACGCCGGGTCACCGTGCTCAGCCAGACCCCGTCCGCGTTCTCCCAGCTCCTGCGGACCGACCACGCCGCGCTGCCGGTCCGACTGGTGGTGTTCGGCGGCGAACCGCTGGACAGCCGCATGCTGCTGCCCTGGTTCGACCGGCATCCCGAGCGGAGCTGCCGCCTGGTCAACATGTTCGGGATCACCGAGACGACCGTGCACGTCACCGCCCAGACCGTCACCCGCGCGCTCGCCCTCGCCGGCTCCCGCTCCGTGGGCCCCGCTTTGCCGGGCTGGCATCTGTACGTCACCGACGAGCGCGGCCGGCTGGTGCCGCCGGGCGTCACCGGAGAGATCCGGGTGGGCGGCGCGGGCGTGGCCGCCGGCTACCTCAACCGCCCCGACCTGACAGCCGAACGCTTCCAACCGGACCCGCACGCCGCTGACACGCGCGCGTACGGCGGGGTGGCGGGGGTGGGCGCCGCTGGCACGGGCGCGTACGGCGGGGTGGCGGGGTTGGGCGCCGCTGGCACGGGCGCGTACCGCGAGGTGCCGGAGCCGGGCGCCGCTGACACGCGCGCGTACGGCGGGGTGCCGGGGTTGGGCGCCGCTGGCACGGGCGCGTACGGCGGGGTGCCGGAGCCGGGCGCCGCTGACACGCGCGCGTACTGTGACGCGCCGGACCCCGACGGCCCGGGCACGCGCGCGTACCGTGACGCGCCGGACCCGGGTGCCCCCGGCCCGCGCGCGTACCGCAGCGGTGACCTCGGTCGGCTGCGGCCCGACGGGTGTCTCGAGCACCTCGGCCGGATCGACAGCCAGGTCAAGATCCGCGGCTTCCGCATCGAGCTCGACGAGATCCGCTCGGTGCTCCTGGAGGACCCGGCCGTCGCCGCCGCGGCCGTCGTCGTCCGCCGCGACGACCCCGCCGACCCGGCCACCGCCCGGCTCGACGCGTACGTCGTCCCCGCCGACGGCGTCACGTCCGCCGACCCGCAGGGCATCCGCAAGCGCGCCGCCGGCATCCTGCCCGAGCACATGGTCCCGGCGACCGTCACCCCCCTCGACGCCCTCCCCCTCACCACCAACGGCAAGCTGGACGCGGCCCGGCTCCCGGACCCCGTCCGCGCGGCCGCGGTGGTCCCCGAGAGCTCCGGTCCGGTACGTGACGCTGGTCTCGCCGGAGTGCTGACGGAGATCTGGCGATCCGTGCTCGGCACCCCCGTCGGACTCGACGACGATTTCTTCGAACTCGGCGGAAACTCCCTGTTCGCCGTCCGTGTCAACGCCGCTCTGCGGGCCCGGGGACTGCCCTCGGTGCCCCTGCGCGACCTCTACCGCACGCCCACCATCCGAGCCCTCACCGGCTGA